DNA sequence from the Heterodontus francisci isolate sHetFra1 chromosome 22, sHetFra1.hap1, whole genome shotgun sequence genome:
ATACCcgaggtctctctgttccttcacccactttagaattgtgcccgaGTATTGCCTCTCCTGGTCCTTCTTACCAAACTGTACCAAttctcacttctctgcattaaatttcatctgccacgtgtctgccaatCTACCAGGTGCCCTGcaaacccaagtctaggtcattaatatatatcaagacaaGCATTCATCCTAATAGGGAAGTCTGGGAAACTCCTCTGCATACCTTCCTCCATTCTGTCAACagacattctccactactctctgcatcCGGTCACTCAGCCAACAATCTATCCaggctgccactttcccttttattccatgggcttcaactttgctgacatgtCTAttttgtgacactttatcaaatgcctttttgcagTCTATATGCACTACAACATCCGGAGTACGCTAAGCAAGCATCCAAGTAACTTCATCAAAAAAACATGATCAATTATTATAAATGATTTGCCTTGAATAAATCTGTTCTGGTTTTCTGTAATTAAACGACACttgtccaagtgcctgttgattttgtccCGGACCGCACGGCGCGGAGACACTGCGATATTaattgcggcagctcatttaagtggccagggcggaccgccccatccaatgatgtggagggacgggctgtccgtccccagcaatgttgTCGGGTGTCAATGTGCAGGCgctgtcgccatttttaaagggcttcatgctCTACATTtcaattgtaatatttaaagaaatagtgaTTTAAAATAGATCTGAAAAAATTAAGGAAATGTTTCTCACCCCTCGCCCACCCTCCAATAAACATATAATTCATTTGCCCCCCGaaataccttgtccacctgaccttcccccgacCCAATGTTCATACACGATGCACTTTACcctttctcaccatctccttcACCAATCGGATGTTtttgaccccatcccctccctcactgaaaaacataccttctcccccctccccaccagtgttccacttcAAACCCTGGATCGGGATCCGAAGGCAAGGAAGTGTCGGCCACCGACACCAATATCGCTCTGGGAGCTGGGAAGTAatgaatttgtttatttaaataacATTCCATATTTAAATAGGGCTTCCGTTGCCGAGCGGCGGCAGGGGTCCACCACAAGATCTCACCGCCACTggtaatattgggctgggccttcaCAGCGTTGAGGCCTGAgctgggcctctgctggaggcactttcctacaccacccccaccccccgcccccccctccatgACCCACAACGTCGGGGTGCCTGTAAAATTCAGGCCCATATTTTTAATCCACAGGATTATTTTAAACAGAGAAGCAAGTGCCTGTAATGTAAGCAGTCGTGTCCAACTCAGGATCACATGTCAAAACTTTAAATTTCACACAGAATCCTGTAAAATGGCTGATTTTGCTGGGAGTTGGACCAGTAACTTTCCTcttctcactcgctcacacacatacactctcccactttctctcagcctttctctctctctctgttgcagctAACCTGGCAgtcattgtgatcctgtcccgaggaagatgtggtctctccaggtgtatcacttactacctggtgtccatggcagtgacggatctcctggtcattatcactgcagtgatattaaaccggattgctggtatttatttcccaCTCAGTTTCCTGTCCATCACACCTGTATGcagtctctgttctgtcctaaactATGCAACCGTCagctgttctgtctggttaacagtcgctttcacctttgatcgatttatggccatttgttgccagaaggtgaaaataaaatattgcactgagaaaacggcagCATGGGTTATAGCAACGGTCTGTACACTGAGCTGTTTGAAAAATGTCTTCATGTATTTCATATATGAACCTAATTACATCACTAACAACATACCCTGGTTCTGCAGCATCAAATTAATATTTTATACATCATCTGCATGGGCTGCATATGATTGGATTCATaccattttaaccccttgtctcccattcattctgattttactgctcaatgctctgactgtcagacacattttatcgGCCAGTAgagcacgcaggagactccgggctcacagcaataAAGAGAAtcagagtgatccagagatggagaagcggagaaagtccattgttttactcttcgccatctcgggtagtttcatcctgttatatttattattttttataAGAGTTCTCTATGTCCGAATAGCGGGTGTTAAATACTTTTCCGGTTCAAATTTCAAAGAATCAAATTTTATTCTGGAGGAGAGTGGAATAatgcttcagcttttgagttcttgcatcaacccatttatttatgcaggaacccagagtaaattcagggaggagttaaagaatggagtgaaatatccaatgagtctcattgttaaattatttaaatgatGAAAATAGTAAAATCCAACATGAATTTCTATCGTATTCCCTCTATTGCTGTCCTTGTTCATGTCACAAATGGCCTCCTGTCCTAGATACATTCACTCtctttgagtgcctggaacttgctgccggggaggtggtggaagcagatacgatagcgacgtttaagaaacatcttgagaaatacatgaataggaaggtaatagagggatacggaccccggaagtgccgaaggtgttagttcaggcaggcatcaagatcggtgcaggctttgagggccgaatggcctgttcctgtgctttgttctttgttcaagtagGTGGATGTcccacccaagtccaattaagggcctgggccatgtaaaatactGATGTGGCTCCCAGGCCCGGACATTTTGGTCAGTGGGCCAGCTTCcctcccaatgtaaaattccggcaagATAAATGACGTTGAACTGAcattgccagttttggaacaacacatCTCATCTTCTGTTTTCATCAAAAACGAGCAAGTAATCTGCTTCAGTTTTTttttctgtaacagagctctgaatttataaaaatcccttttctttcggttaaccagtgtatatgtgcatgtgtgtgagcgtaaagggactaaggtaaaaaaaaagggaactttaaataaTTTTGATCTGTGTGACTATGCTTTACTACATTACtacttaagacttgttttataataaactgataattttgttgttcattagatAAAcccggttagtgtgttctattctgggaaaaatggagtatatgattgactgtttcgagaagtgggaaaatttaaaataatacATTGTAACCTGTGGGTAAGTGGGACTAGAACAAACAGtgaactcctcccacctcgatcatTACATATTTAATTGGTTCTCCCATCACTAGGCAACGCCTCACAGCTACTTGCTGGAGCAAAAAGACAAAAGACCATCTCATTCACCTTTTACTCTTCCAATTGCCCAAATAGGACGACACGTCCCCACTTCTGTGTCATCAAAAATTAAAATTAATCTAACAAAAGTGCCCCTTTTTAAAGGGGTAGAAACAATAAGCATCAAAATCCGAGAAACGAAACTTAACAAATTAAATGAGAATATTATCTCCACTATGGACTGTGCACTCCAGTCTAATTTGCTTTGTGTCCTCCTGACAGTCGCATCATcaataataatggagttgttgactaatcacaggaATCAATTTCTATAAATTAATCTAAACAGACCCAGATACGAAGCCTGGAAAACCCCAGTGTTGGAGAATTTTAGGAAACGTTGGGAAACAAATTTCCCTGTTCCTCTCAAATATTATACACTTTCCACATGTTATGTCTCAACTTACTCACATACTGTATTGTAAAATGATTTTCTGTGAATGAAATCTGTCTAGTTGTCATTGTAAAAATCAATATTAACAATCGGGAGTCTGCTTCATAGATCGATCTCTCAGTGAAATATTGGGATGTATTTTGTTGAGACGTAAGGATCCGTGGCAGTGGtcgtggggtgtgggggggtgcagGAAGATtgtaccagcagtggccaacacGGAACCGGGCCCCACCTTCCCAGCGATGGCGATGCTCTCTGACGTACCCTCCCAATGGGACCcaactttgaatatgtaaattaagaaaatgaatacatttaaataaaattgtcagtgATCTCACCTGGTGCCCAGGATCTTCCCAGTGGCGGCTGACACTCACGCGCATTTACTTATCCAtaaagggaaagctggcaccaccgaggtggggaagggggcacataggattttcagtgtagtgtgggggaagggttatggggtcaaatgtgcattaatagtggaggggagggggcaaaggggtgacctctgcactttgaacagtttgcATGATAAAGGTCAAGTCTTGGATGTAAGTCTTTTTGTGACGGAGAGGGTAATTTTTATCAGTGTtattttggggggaaggggcaatatTTTATTGCGGAGTACTGGGATTGGTACAgttttcaatatttaaatttagcGGCAGATCTGGCTAACATTTAAAAATGACGCCAGTGccagtgcacaggcagctgataccattgctGGAGTTACAgaacccgccccctccatgtgattgggggattTGGCCTGACTGGTATATTTTCTTGAGCTTCAGCGTGGTAGATCGTGGCGGCATGGCGGTACATGCAGGCTATCATATTTATCGCCCGCCACTGCTACCAGTGGTGGGAGAATAAAATTCCGCCCATTGTTTCAGCAGATTGGTTATTAATTTATCTCCTTCAATCACAGACCTTGACCTCTGGTTCACCTGTTCTGGGCAAGATTAAATAACTCAATCTCGACCCTTTAAAAGCTTAAAAGCAACAATCATATCACCTTTCAACATTCTCTTTTCCAATGAGAACATGCTTCATCGACATAATCATTCCTCACAATCCAATCCATCCAGACCCTCAatcattctgaaataaaaacagaaagtgctggaaatactcagcagctcaggcagcatctctggagagagaagtagaattaatgggctggattttataaactTGCTGCCGATCTcagcggtgagcttcaaaaatggcagctcGCCTGAACGGGTCGCTCGCCAAAGAGCCACGAGGAGCTcaaacacagcggctcatttaaatatccgggGCGGACCATCCACCTCCCCACTGATCATGTAGAGGGGAtgagctgtccgtccctggcaatggtgtcagctgcctgtgcgcagacactgacaccatttttaaagggcagtcaaccCTACTGACTTATTTTAATATTTAGAGAAATATTCAATACAAttacataaatacatttcttttgcccaacTCCCACCCCAACAACAATTAAATTAACCATTTGTCctttcccccacaaaacacttaccttcaccatctgacactccccccgcccccccccccaacaactaaGCTGCACTAACTTTAAActacaatccttcccaccatcccctacatccatgatgttaatttgactctGCCTCCCCCACGCCCCGCACTGAGAAatttccctcctccccccaccccaccagtgttgcacctcgtttacCCGGACGAGGATCCGAAGGCATGTCGAACGTGAGGACATCGAGATTATGGGTCAGTACATgtaaatgtaataattttattgatttgcacaTGCTAATTGTGATCCAGTCACTGtgcggtgggggtggtggtggcatgGTGTCTCACCACTGCTGGGAGGATCGAGTGGGCCCAGCCAGCATCGGGGTTGGtagcgggcctcatctggggccatcttcagcacccccgccccccaccatagATCCCGACCTCAAGGTTAGAAAAGTATTTGGTTTTAAGTCAGTGAAGTGGGGGCGGGAGGTGGGTGTGATGGGGGGAAgatgaggaagagaacaaaagggaaggtgtgtgctagggcaggagagattatagAACAAAGATATCATTAACCAAAGTTAAGAGACTGTTCATGGTgaaggtgaaagacaaagtgtttgaCTCACCTGGAAGTGGAGTGGAGCGGTAGACAGCGGATCCAGGAGGAAGCAAACCTGAGCAGGAGCAAAAAAAATCAAGATGGGAGCTTGAGGCCCTTACTCACCTGGGAGCGGAGCAGCAGACAGTGgttgctcactcgctctctctctctttctctctctctctctttctttctctctctctctttctctctctctctttctctctttctctttctctctctctctctttctctctctctctctctttctctttctctctttctctctctctttctctgtttctctctttctctctcgt
Encoded proteins:
- the LOC137381513 gene encoding probable G-protein coupled receptor 139, whose protein sequence is MHGSPKGLLFSTYCPILAAVGVAANLAVIVILSRGRCGLSRCITYYLVSMAVTDLLVIITAVILNRIAGIYFPLSFLSITPVCSLCSVLNYATVSCSVWLTVAFTFDRFMAICCQKVKIKYCTEKTAAWVIATVCTLSCLKNVFMYFIYEPNYITNNIPWFCSIKLIFYTSSAWAAYDWIHTILTPCLPFILILLLNALTVRHILSASRARRRLRAHSNKENQSDPEMEKRRKSIVLLFAISGSFILLYLLFFIRVLYVRIAGVKYFSGSNFKESNFILEESGIMLQLLSSCINPFIYAGTQSKFREELKNGVKYPMSLIVKLFK